The Gossypium hirsutum isolate 1008001.06 chromosome A03, Gossypium_hirsutum_v2.1, whole genome shotgun sequence genome contains the following window.
tACTCCAATAATCATGTTTCTAAGTTCTTGTTCTCGCATCAAGGAAATTGGAACATCGCTACTTGTCCCTTGTTTAGATGTCTGTACTCTACTATTTTCTTCTTCCTGTTCAGTATGTTTAGGTCTATCcgacatctttacaatctataaaAAAACAAGGGTTAAATCGGATCATACACattacactatcacagatttatatggcatgtgtTTCTAAACATTTTACGTATCATGTCTattccgagaatcggctaaaccgagctctgatatcaataaatgtaacaccccctaatcccaaaccgtcgccagaatagggttacgaggcgttaccgaacatattggttaatttacaaacaattttatgaataaacaataaatatattaaaattaaatcattaagtcTCTTTTATGAACCCTCGAGGCCTAAATCATGTATTATAAATGAATAGAGACTTATTCAAGTACTCCGAAAATTTTtcgtaatataataataattatttttttaaaaaaaattcaatataacccctttagaaacatctaaccttccctgcaatttcaaatTTGCAACTAACTCAACACAACAACTACTCAAAAAATACAATCTTCATCCAAATCATATTCGTCTTATAACAATATCACTAATCCTTATTTTATCTAACATTATATCCATTCATACTTTCAAGTAGTATTTAAACATCTTAATTAATttccattcatatcatatatcaacttatattaacttaactaatatatTCATGAGTTGATACAAAACATAGTCatatcagctcctatacatgccatataaaccatttaAAGTATTTATAACAAAATCTATCGGAAAATcgagatagtgtgacttgagcatGATGATCCGATCCTCTGACCCTCCCGTTAATCTACAAAGAGAAATAAACATTACAGGGAAGCTAACTATatcttagtaagttcgtcggcttaaaccataaaccttaccaatattagtttcaaaaattcaaatcatatggaCCTTTCAAGTAAGTTACTTTCATCCTGTAAATCATAatctcattttaaaaataatttacttaattgagctaaaaataatgataacattatttacatttctttttccacacgtTACAATTACGACTTACTGACTTGTCAATTTAAGGAAcgacttacggatttgagtacatcgtgatctAATACCTGAAATCTAACTGAAGCACaaaagtgctaaacggaagccccgaaggctaactgaagcacataagtgctaaatggaagcccgaaggctaactgaatctcatcagagctgaactgaaaccccaaaaggggttaactgaaactcatatgagttaatggaagctcgtaagagctaaacagaaagcaaacacgagagttcgcaacaaatgctgaatctcggtttacttgggtaatttactgtgaattcatctttttcaccgaacgatcgtactcatttcctgcgttccgTTCCTCCGAATTACTCAGttcaattttgtaacttttgtacatgatttaattattttcaacaattaacatacataaatattaatcaccattcataaaataacattgaaatttaataatttaaccgtacgaacttacccggAACAATTTGCCGTAGTTGTAGAGATTTCTTGAACTATTccaaaattttctctcttttcctcgtttatcctcaatttcttgatctataatataaaattttcacttatcagtattgacttcacattcattctatttcacatccttaatgtttataacccgcttacaagtaacattatctgtaattttactatttacctATGTATATTCAATGCTGTCCAtccatgtcatagtcactaaattatttttatcttgagctacagaactccaaattaggatcctcTAATTTtcgctgaaactagactcacatatcttttatcataaaattttcagaatttttggtttagccaataattacagtttattctttaaagtcacccctgttctgctgtctgaaaGTTCTAACCTTTTTtccctaaaaattaattatcttttcataaaGAATTCGGATGATATTCCCGTTTGTtccttttgaaaatagactcattaagaattctgtacatataaatttaagtccctaattatttttattaaattttttatgatttttcaaagtcagaacaggggaactcgaattcattctgatcttgtctcacaaaattaattatatctcataatttacaaatcctttgcttacaccgtttcttctatgagaaactagactcaataagatttaatttcatattttgttcatcttctaatcaatttatggtgatttttcaaagttagtctactgctgctgtccaaactgttttagtgcaagttgtttattactatttttcccctaagcttttaataaataacaatttcgtccctactcaattagcctctcaatggAGCTGatatttctcaattaacactttattctatcacctttaactagtttacaacctttaggaatcaaaatttcagaaataaactttaattccaaacattttcacaattaggtcctaaaaatcaatttctattgaaattacctaatagaatcatctcataaacaaattaatgctttaatttcattctatttcatcataaaattacatcactcaaccatggtgactttcaatttcatccatgaaatcaaaaactaatgaatttaatagtaggacctagttgtgaaagtcttagaaacacaaaaattacaagaaaaaggtaaggattaactcacttggtgcaaaaagtATGAAATAACAGCttatagaaccctcctatggcgtttttagctgctggaattgaagagaaatgaagagaaatctagatatttcctatttagtcctagttttatttagttaattttgcaatattccaatttttcccttaattcatcaattttcctttgATTTCAAaccccttgccgtccagcccaaatagaccttgagtctattttccttttaaaccctctttcttttatcatttaagctatttaatcattctttataaatttacatttgttacaatttagtcctttttattcaattaaccatcgaaactttaaaatttcttgacgaaactttaatactaacttattaacactccataaatatttataaaaatatttatggctcgttttaaaaattttcaaactctcgatacctcattttcgattctaattttttttaatatttatttctagtacactattcgctatttcaaaaattttcctaacttcacatttaacttatattcactaaattattaatatttttctactcatttttcgaatttagtgatctcgaatcactgttccgacaccactgaaaatttaggctattacagcAGAGgtattacttttatttattaatttaccattttatccttgaaaGTTTCTTTATCAATCTTATTTTTTTTCAGATTTGGCAGCCAAATTTTGCTGATAACGGGGAAGAAATACCTCTgccaaattcattaaaatatttataataaaatgttggaagataaattttaatattttattaaataaatttataaattcacatattttaatagttttatataagtaaaataatttaaaaacttctattatatattaattctaatatgatgtccttaataatcatttttatttttacctcaccgctacaactgcgtttgaatccaaacacacacaccatcattgtttctaatctcaccgctacagtatccaatattaccgctacagtaactaatctcactgccaccgctgtttttaacctcccCGGAGGTAAACACACCCCCCATCCAACTTAAGCCTAGGAGGGATTGACTAGTGAGTGGCGTGGGTGCCTAGGGAgtagtgttttattttttattttttcctttgctcttttaattaccatttttttccttttgggcCGAAAATTACAAATGTTTTGGGCTTTATGGTTTTGAGTTGGTTGGGCTTTTTATTTTTCAGCTTGGTCCAGGCAATACAAACCCAAATTTCCCAAAAACAGTCCAAATGGTTTTTAGTTACTCTCTGGATCAGTCTATTGGTCTATAACATCATTGATATGGAGTCAACAACCATGGtaacaatcaaaacttttaaGGTTAAGGCTTAAATGCAACATCTAGAGATCTCCGATCAGAGATCCAAGCAATCTGGTGACTGAGACTAAAAGCGACAAGACGGAGTGGCGATGTGTTTGGACTCCAGGTGTCGGACGAAAGCTGAAAAGGGGCTGGCGTGTGACAACATTAGAGGATGGTGGACTAAATCAATAAAGGAGCAAGACAAGGAGAATGAGACACGATGCAGGCGAAATTTAAATGCTGGGCCATTGAGCAAAAAAGCTACTTTAAAAAACAAAAGCTCAAAGACTGACGAAAGGAGGAAGTTGAGCACCAATAAGGAAATAAAAGACTACCCAGGAGTTGGAAAACATGGTTTTAAAAATTAGATCAATAATCGAATCAGTTATATCATCAtgtatcaattaaataaattatttaaaatttataaaaagtttacacaaaatttggttaaatttctaaatctaaatagatatattaattaattttcgaTTTAATTGATACAATTAACGGAAACGAGAGTTGTCTGTCTTCCAGAAACTAAAATCTGTTAGGATGAATTTGGATTTAATTAATTGGGATGAATCAAGTTGGTTGATTTGATATTGGGATCTTGAGTTTTCTAATTTGGGTCTGACACCTCCCACTTACCCTAAATTTGTTCCTTTGCCTTTAATTATGTATCAAATTTCTTTCCTCCCGACTTCTCACGTGTTATCGTATGCAACCAAAAAAAACAGCAAGGATTATAAATTTTGCAACCAAAGTCCTCTCGTCCAATTATAAGACCCCACGTCAACGTCAAAACTGCCCCTTTGGCTTTGGTGACCCACAGGTTTTACCAGAATCAACGAGCGCCCATGCAACTCGGCCTCCCAAACCGGCTCCGGACAAATCACGGCTCGGTTCGATTATATAAACACTCCTTACTTCCACTAATCCCTCACTAAAACCAACTTTGTCTAACCATTTTTCTCGGTGCTGAGAAATTCAGAGAAGAAAAATGATTCTCCCAGTTTGTTACTTTTCTCTTTAATCTACGTGACTCTCTCTTTCTGTTCCTTTTTCTTTGCCGATCTCCTGCATTCTGAATCTCAAATTAGGTACTTAATCTTCATTTTTTAGCTTTAATCTCTTcgttttttatctttaatttcttGGGTTCCTACATTATTTGTAAGGTTTATTTTCTTACATTTTGGTTAACTTTCATTGGATTCTCCGTCACATTCTTGTTGATTTTCctgcaaaaaataattttatataacgAAAGATTGCTACAACGATTTGggcttttgcttttctttttcagtGACTCAAGTTAGTCAAACGTTTGACTAACAGTATTGATTAAAGATTCTTCTCCTTagcttaatttttatatttaagttttacaattattacttttatttgattttcagCTGATTACTGATAGGAAATTATCAAATCCGAGGCACCATGGAAGCAGACGACAAGTTTTTGAACATGGGTATTCTCATAGTTGCCACTCTAGTAGTGGCCAAACTCATATCGTTCCTCATAATGCCCAGATCTAAGAGGCAGGTGCCGCCAGTAATCAAAAGCTGGCCTGTAATTGGTGGGCTCCTTCGATTCATGAAAGGGCCCATCGTGATGATCCGGGAGGAGTACCCAAAGCTCGGCAGTGTTTTCACGTTGAACATGTTTAACAAGAAGATAACTTTCTTGATCGGACCTGAGGTTTCAGCACACTTCTTTAAGGCTTCAGAATCGGACCTCAGCCAACAGGAAGTTTATCAGTTCAATGTGCCGACTTTCGGCCCTGGTGTGGTGTTTGATGTGGATTACTCAATAAGGCAAGAGCAGTTCCGGTTCTTTACGGAGGCCCTTCGAGTTAATAAACTTAAGGGTTATGTAGATCAGATGGTTACTGAAGCTGAGGTGAGTAGTTTGCTATGAATTTGGTTCGTGTTGTGCTTGTTTATATATTGTGCATTATTGGATGATCCCGTATCTGACCCCTCATAAAGAAGCGACAACAATTCCATAGTATCTGACTAGGGAAAATGAAGTTTTACCTGACATGGAGTTTGCATTTATGTTTTCGAGTAAATTGTAGTTTGGTGGGTGATAAACGAATCCAGTTAAGTAAAATTGGTTTGTTTGTTTCATTGTGGAATGTGGATTATGTGAAATACAAGCTGCACATGCTTATAAAGTTATTTTGAACATTGATATTGCTTTCTTTAAAATCAATGTCATATTTCGTGTTCTTGTGATTCGTGCATAAAATCTATGTTTCCTACTGTTTCCTTGATGAGTGTGAAGGGTCGTTATTACTTGATGATTTGTTGTGCTTAACATGCTTAAAGTCTACTCCTTGGTTTACTCCTGTGAACAAAAAGGAATAAAGCATAATAAACACTTGCTACATTTGAAGAGATATGTTCTGTTACCGAATAAATGGTTCCATGTTACATATGTTCAATGGTGTAACTTCATTATGGAATTGCGCAGGACTACTTCTCTAAATGGGGGGATAGTGGTGAGGTGGACCTCAAATATGAGTTGGAGCATCTGATTATCTTGACGGCTAGCAGGTGTCTTTTGGGTCGAGAAGTACGTGATAAGCTTTTCGATGATGTGTCTGCACTCTTTCATGATCTTGATAACGGCATGCTCCCTATCAGTGTTATCTTCCCTTACCTGCCCATCCCTGCTCATCGCCGTCGTGATCAAGCTCGAAAGAAGCTTGCAGAAATCTTTGCAAATATCATTTCCTCTCGTAAAAATGCTGGCAAGTACGAGAATGATATGTTGCAATACTTCATTGACTCTAAGTACAAAGATGGTCGTCCAACTACAGAGACTGAAATAACTGGCTTGCTCATTGCTGCGCTCTTTGCCGGGCAGCATACCAGTTCCATTACCTCAACTTGGACAGGTGCCTATCTCCTTCGTCATAAGGAGTTCCTATCAGCAGTGGTGGAGGAGCAGAAAAAACTAATGCGAAAGCATGGAAGCAATGTTGATCATGATGTTTTATCTGAGATGGACACCTTGTACCGGTGCATTAAGGAAGCCCTGAGACTTCACCCTCCACTGATTATGCTTCTGCGCAGCTCACACAGTGATTTTAGAGTAAAAACACGAGACGGGAAAGAGTATGACATCCCGAAGGGTCACATAGTTGCAACATCACCAGCATTTGCAAACAGGCTTCCTTATATTTACAAGGATCCAGACACATATGATCCTGATAGATTCAGTGTTGGGAGGGAAGAAGACAAGGCAGCAGGGGCTTTCTCGTATATTTCCTTTGGAGGCGGCAGGCATGGTTGCCTAGGTGAACCGTTTGCTTACCTTCAGATAAAGGCTATATGGAGCCATTTGTTGAGGAACTTCGAGTTTGAGCTTGTGTCACCTTTCCCTGAGATTGACTGGAATGCTATGGTGGTTGGCGTGAAAGGGAAGGTGATGGTTCGTTACAAGCGGCGACAGCTTTCTGTTGACTAGCAAACATAATGTACCTGGGATCGTTAGCagttttaatttatcttttttaaaatgttggcctattttgatctgttttggaacttttgattttatttgtgAGCATTCTCTGGATTTTATTTTCTAGTTAATATAATATTCATGATTTGTTCATGAGCAAAAATTGCCCTTTTGCAGCCGAGTAAGTAAACAGAAAACATATCATAATGTGGGATAAATTGGattttatgattaaacttaagTTATCATTTAATGCCTGCCAAATTATGTCCAATGTTATGTATGCATTCCAAGCTAAGCGAATAATGATGTCTTCTCTAGGATCCCGAATCCTTACTCACAAAATTGGGATTTTCATATTATCTTGATTGTGATTGGGAATCTCTCTTTCAATTGAATAGCTGATTGGGTAAAATAGTTACTTTTCTTCCTCTTggattatgttttatattttatgaaatattaaattttaatcacTGATGGGataattagaaatatatatattttttatcttttacggttgtattttaactttttgaaatttagtattcaaatcaattttataaataaaggatttatttttattttaaaactattatcTGTTTGAttggtatttaaaaaaatacttttatatttactaattttaaatgtatatatttagcaagtttaaattttaattatttaattaattcaaatttggATAATAATGTTTAAACTTAATGTGAACTTCGAATTTGAATTTTCTCAAAAGAGGGATTCATTTCAAAGGCTAATAAAACAGCTGAAAAACGGCGTAACCATAATACCACTGCTCCAAGAAATAACAAACGAGAAACAGATCAAATTGACGAGGAACATAGGCAAATAAAAATGGATGTCACCAAAAACACGTGTGATCGAGGAAGGCACGTAATTCCATCGGTGAAAAGAGGCATGATAGAAATCATGCGTAAGTTCCGGCTCcataaaagaaaagaggaaaaaatatAAGACAAAGAGAgggattttatttttactttaattcttaattttgattttgattctgttttcTCCCTCTGCATGGTATTGGAAAAATGTAATGTCATCGTCCGCTTTTATGTACCAAAATAGTACTTTCTTGTTAAAAAATAGTTGAAATGGTCCAAAATAATATCAGTATGAATATGATGAATAATTAGTTATAACTTTATTGATCGGTTAGCTTTAATATTTATACacaataaaaactaataaaatctaAAGATTCCCaacaaaataattctaaaaattataaagcaAATTCAAAATAAAGCTTAAAGgctaattcaaaataaaatttatccaataaCTAAAAGACTTAACAGATACGGTGAAAGGTTGCTTTAGGAGCTTTGGTGGGCATATCGACAACTTGATCAGTGGCATGGATATGAAGAACTTCAAGTTCTTTATGATCAACATAGCAGTTAAAAAAGTAAACATCAACTTCTAAATGCTTCATCTTAATATGCAACACAGGATGTCGACAAAGTAGGGTGGCACTCAAATTGTCACAGGATATTATAGGTGGATTCAAATGGTATCTAAAGCTATTTGAAAAGATGTTTGAACCAAAGAGCTTCAGAAATAGTCACAAGAGCACGATATTCAACTTTGCTTGAAGGTCATGCAATTATAACTTTTTCTATGTCCAACTAATTGGAGTGAAATcataaaagggtaaactacactcatGATCACTTTTTTTtacctcaaattacattttagtcacttatatttgaaatgctacgttttagtcacttacgttatcgtgttgtaacattttaatcactgagTCATTACttgtcgttaatggtgtaatCATAAGCTAacatggcacgttaaatcatcatttcaaacaaaaaatttaggttaaattatacaattgatccccatattttttcgttttgagcaatttaatttttttttttgttttccattcttttctacttctctctttgttttcctaccttctccatttcttttaacgtattAGGAAGTCAAATTGGCAATGAAGAAAGAAGCAGGAAGTCGAAAGCCATCATTGCCTATAACAAAAACCCATAAACACATACCATATGCTAACTATCAAAACCCTCTACCATCacccatcattttcatttcatccACTAACGCCTTCACCACTACCATGACCTCATTTCGAAAACATCTAAAAAAATCCCTAACTTCTAGACAACCCAAGATTGAATCTCCAtccaggggcgaagccagaatttttttttaggagggaccaaaattaaattgtaatttttacgatagcaaaaatgcaatttcaccattttaatagtctatatatttataatttttaaggattaaatcaaatttttatcattt
Protein-coding sequences here:
- the LOC107896963 gene encoding sterol 14-demethylase, which produces MEADDKFLNMGILIVATLVVAKLISFLIMPRSKRQVPPVIKSWPVIGGLLRFMKGPIVMIREEYPKLGSVFTLNMFNKKITFLIGPEVSAHFFKASESDLSQQEVYQFNVPTFGPGVVFDVDYSIRQEQFRFFTEALRVNKLKGYVDQMVTEAEDYFSKWGDSGEVDLKYELEHLIILTASRCLLGREVRDKLFDDVSALFHDLDNGMLPISVIFPYLPIPAHRRRDQARKKLAEIFANIISSRKNAGKYENDMLQYFIDSKYKDGRPTTETEITGLLIAALFAGQHTSSITSTWTGAYLLRHKEFLSAVVEEQKKLMRKHGSNVDHDVLSEMDTLYRCIKEALRLHPPLIMLLRSSHSDFRVKTRDGKEYDIPKGHIVATSPAFANRLPYIYKDPDTYDPDRFSVGREEDKAAGAFSYISFGGGRHGCLGEPFAYLQIKAIWSHLLRNFEFELVSPFPEIDWNAMVVGVKGKVMVRYKRRQLSVD